The proteins below come from a single Balaenoptera acutorostrata chromosome 2, mBalAcu1.1, whole genome shotgun sequence genomic window:
- the TMIGD2 gene encoding transmembrane and immunoglobulin domain-containing protein 2: protein MIFRRASCPQGSTCTALRGATGLSVQQAPKLLQVRQDSQVTLACQVVQAQAWERLHVEWTKDGDILCQTHIINGSLTVGVCGPWGRFSWQPPGNLTLQLDHVSLNDSGLYVCWATVEIPDLEEAQGSGTQLLVETDGWLLNWSFSGLSFALLVTGAVAVAAFALGAWIWGRRRCQNRDAGNPLYSNALYQPRRAPRKSEAWPV from the exons CCCTGCGAGGAGCCACAGGCCTGAGCGTGCAGCAGGCACCCAAGTTGCTGCAGGTGAGGCAGGACAGCCAGGTGACCTTGGCTTGCCAGGTGGTGCAGGCCCAGGCCTGGGAGCGGCTCCACGTCGAATGGACCAAGGATGGTGACATCTTGTGCCAGACACACATCATCAACGGCAGTCTCACCGTGGGTGTCTGCGGGCCTTGGGGCCGGTTCTCCTGGCAGCCGCCTGGCAATCTCACCCTGCAGCTGGACCACGTGAGCCTCAACGACAGTGGGCTCTATGTGTGCTGGGCGACCGTGGAGATCCCTGATTTGGAAGAGGCCCAGGGCAGTGGGACGCAGCTCCTGGTGGAGACAG ATGGCTGGCTACTGAACTGGAGCTTCTCAG GGCTCTCCTTCGCACTGCTGGTGACTGGGGCCGTGGCCGTGGCCGCTTTCGCTCTGGGCGCCTGGATCTGGGGCCGCCGCCGCTGCCAGAACAGAGACGCAG ggaatcCACTCTACAGCAATGCCCTATACCAGCCCCGGAGGGCTCCAAGGAAGAGTGAGGCATGGCCTGTGTAG
- the SHD gene encoding SH2 domain-containing adapter protein D gives MAKWLRDYLSFGGRRPPPQPPTPDYTDSDILRAYREQKDLDFEDPYEDADGRLETDSAGPGDSKGPGDTKHDSPKHRLIKVEAVDMARAKVLLGSPREELEVDTEYSDPFDAQPHPSPPDDGYMEPYDAQRVMSELPYRRVQLYDTPYEEQDQDLGDGPPSGWKPRQSRLPQEDERPADEYDQPWEWKKDHISKAFAVQFDGPEWERTSGSAKELRRLPPRSPQPAERVDPALPLEKQPWFHGPLSRADAENLLSLCKEGSYLVRLSETSPQDCSLSLRSSQGFLHLKFARIRENQFVLGQHSGPFPSVPELVLHYSSRPLPVQGAEHLALLYPVVSQTP, from the exons ATGGCCAAGTGGCTACGGGACTACCTGAGCTTTGGCGGTCGGAGGCCCCCTCCGCAGCCGCCCACCCCCGACTACACGGACAGCGACATCCTTCGGGCCTACCGGGAGCAGAAAGATTTGGACTTTGAGGACCCCTATGAGGATGCAGATGGCCGCCTAGAGACCGACTCCGCGGGGCCCGGGGACTCCAAGGGCCCTGGAGACACCAAGCACGACTCCCCAAAGCACCGGCTCATCAAGGTGGAGGCAGTCGACATGGCCAGAGCCAAGGTCTTGCTGGGCAGCCCCCGGGAAGAG TTGGAAGTCGACACCGAGTACTCGGACCCCTTTGATGCCCAGCCTCACCCGTCACCCCCGGATGATGGCTACATGGAGCCCTACGATGCCCAGCGAGTCATGAGCG AACTGCCATACAGGAGGGTGCAGCTGTATGACACTCCCTATGAGGAGCAGGACCAAGATCTGGGAGATGGGCCTCCTTCAGGGTGGAAACCTCGGCAGAGCCGGCTGCCCCAGGAGGATGAACGGCCAGCGGACGAGTATGACCAGCCCTGGGAGTGGAAGAAAGACCACATCTCCAAGGCGTTTGCAG TGCAGTTTGACGGTCCGGAGTGGGAAAGAACCTCAGGCTCAGCCAAGGAACTCCGGAGACTCCCGCCCAGAAGCCCCCAGCCTGCAGAGCGCGTGGACCCGGCCCTGCCTCTGGAAAAACAGCC gtggttTCACGGCCCGCTGAGCCGGGCAGATGCCGAGAACCTCCTGTCGCTCTGCAAGGAAGGCAGCTACCTCGTGCGGCTCAGCGAGACCAGCCCCCAAGACTGCTCCCTATCCCTCAG GAGCAGCCAGGGCTTCCTGCATCTGAAGTTTGCTCGGATCCGAGAGAACCAGTTCGTGCTGGGTCAGCACAGCGGCCCCTTCCCCAGCGTGCCGGAGCTGGTGCTCCATTATAGCTCCCGCCCACTGCCCGTGCAGGGCGCTGAGCATCTGGCCCTGCTGTACCCCGTGGTCTCACAGACCCCCTGA
- the YJU2 gene encoding splicing factor YJU2 isoform X2, translating to MSERKVLNKYYPPDFDPSKIPKLKLPKDRQYVVRLMAPFNMRCKTCGEYIYKGKKFNARKETVQNESYLGLPIFRFYIKCTRCLAEITFKTDPENTDYTMEHGATRNFQAEKLLEEEEKRVQKEREDEELNNPMKVLENRTKDSKLEMEVLENLQELKDLNQRQAHVDFEAMLRQHRLSEEERQEREQEEDEREAAALVEESRKRRLLEDSDSEEDAAPTQPQQALLPNPTAILDEAPKAKRKAERWERSVGTFGSSPQLSGLVVVKKTDLGRSSQRGGVLPAPGAMKNGQVAGPALQTPVGTSSLSQLGVYSDSEDSSGSN from the exons ATGTCGGAGCGAAAAGTTTTAAAC aaatACTACCCACCGGACTTCGACCCTTCAAAGATCCCCAAGCTCAAGCTGCCCAAAGACCGGCAGTACGTGGTGCGGCTGATGGCCCCCTTCAACATGAG GTGTAAGACATGTGGAGAATATATCTACAAGGGCAAGAAGTTCAACGCCCGCAAAGAGACAGTGCAGAACGAGTCCTACCTGGGCCTGCCCATCTTCCGCTTCTACATCAAGTGTACGCGCTGCCTGGCAGAGATCACCTTCAAG ACGGACCCCGAAAACACTGACTACACCATGGAGCACGGGGCCACACGGAACTTCCAGGCGGAGAagctcctggaggaggaggagaagcggGTGCAGAAGGAACGGGAGGACGAGGAGCTGAACAACCCCATGAAG GTGCTGGAGAACAGAACCAAGGACTCCAAGCTGGAGATGGAGGTTCTGGAGAACCTGCAGGAGCTCAAGGACCTGAACCAGCGGCAGGCCCACGTGGACTTCGAGGCGATGCTGCGGCAGCACCGCCTGTCGGAGGAGGAGCGGCAGGAGCGGGAGCAGGAGGAGGACGAGCGGGAGGCGGC GGCCTTAGTGGAAGAATCTAGGAAACGAAGACTCCTGGAAGATTCCGATTCAGAGGAGGATGCTGCTCCCACCCAGCCCCAGCAGGCCCTCCTGCCCAACCCCACCGCCATCCTGGACGAG GCCCCAAAAGCCAAGAGGAAGGCGGAGCGCTGGGAGCGCAGTGTGGGCACCTTTGGCAGCAGTCCCCAGCTGTCTGGCCTGGTTGTGGTGAAGAAAACAGACCTGGGCCGCAGCAGCCAGCGAGGAGGAGTCCTGCCCGCCCCAG GTGCAATGAAGAATGGGCAGGTGGCTGGCCCCGCGCTCCAGACGCCTGTGGGCACCTCCTCGCTGAGCCAGCTCGGTGTGTATTCCGACAGCGAGGACAGCAGCGGCAGCAACTGA
- the YJU2 gene encoding splicing factor YJU2 isoform X1, whose amino-acid sequence MSERKVLNKYYPPDFDPSKIPKLKLPKDRQYVVRLMAPFNMRCKTCGEYIYKGKKFNARKETVQNESYLGLPIFRFYIKCTRCLAEITFKTDPENTDYTMEHGATRNFQAEKLLEEEEKRVQKEREDEELNNPMKVLENRTKDSKLEMEVLENLQELKDLNQRQAHVDFEAMLRQHRLSEEERQEREQEEDEREAAALVEESRKRRLLEDSDSEEDAAPTQPQQALLPNPTAILDEVAGLRDCSFPPVLQLQKRGDSPHLETSGRHLFLSHFTVLGWTPRQPCSMQSFRDPGSSRLLVLPCPGTRMPTPRSQLAQSTLGFQLQEGGACVEDHQPAPGGPGSDAARLHSPRVPMAGHSHMAASRCRGGWELPPLAALAGRKKEEDLGRELAFSTTGVLSKVVKATLVC is encoded by the exons ATGTCGGAGCGAAAAGTTTTAAAC aaatACTACCCACCGGACTTCGACCCTTCAAAGATCCCCAAGCTCAAGCTGCCCAAAGACCGGCAGTACGTGGTGCGGCTGATGGCCCCCTTCAACATGAG GTGTAAGACATGTGGAGAATATATCTACAAGGGCAAGAAGTTCAACGCCCGCAAAGAGACAGTGCAGAACGAGTCCTACCTGGGCCTGCCCATCTTCCGCTTCTACATCAAGTGTACGCGCTGCCTGGCAGAGATCACCTTCAAG ACGGACCCCGAAAACACTGACTACACCATGGAGCACGGGGCCACACGGAACTTCCAGGCGGAGAagctcctggaggaggaggagaagcggGTGCAGAAGGAACGGGAGGACGAGGAGCTGAACAACCCCATGAAG GTGCTGGAGAACAGAACCAAGGACTCCAAGCTGGAGATGGAGGTTCTGGAGAACCTGCAGGAGCTCAAGGACCTGAACCAGCGGCAGGCCCACGTGGACTTCGAGGCGATGCTGCGGCAGCACCGCCTGTCGGAGGAGGAGCGGCAGGAGCGGGAGCAGGAGGAGGACGAGCGGGAGGCGGC GGCCTTAGTGGAAGAATCTAGGAAACGAAGACTCCTGGAAGATTCCGATTCAGAGGAGGATGCTGCTCCCACCCAGCCCCAGCAGGCCCTCCTGCCCAACCCCACCGCCATCCTGGACGAG gtggctggCCTCCGGGACTGTAGTTTTCCACCCGTGCTTCAGCTGCAGAAACGAGGAGACTCCCCACACTTAGAGACATCaggcagacatttatttctcagtcaCTTCACAGTCCTGGGCTGGACTCCCAGGCAGCCCTGCTCCATGCAGTCATTCAGGGATCCAGGCTCCTCCCGTCTCCTAGTTCTGCCCTGTCCTGGAACACGGATGCCAACTCCGCGGTCACAGCTGGCTCAGAGCACCCTGGGGTTCCAGCTGCAGGAAGGCGGAGCGTGTGTGGAGGACCACCAGCCAGCACCTGGAGGCCCAGGTTCAGATGCAGCCCGCCTCCATTCCCCTCGAGTCCCAATGGCCGGGCATAGTCACATGGCCGCATCCCgctgcaggggaggctgggagctgCCTCCTCTAGCTGCCCTTGctggcagaaagaaagaagaggatttGGGGAGGGAGCTAGCGTTTTCCACCACAGGTGTCTTATCCAAGGTGGTCAAGGCCACTCTGGTTTGTTAA
- the EBI3 gene encoding interleukin-27 subunit beta isoform X2 yields MAPRLVLVLTLTSWVGCSLCCGREAAPTQPRVRCQASRYPIAVDCSWTLPPAPNSSRPTSFIATYRLGVAAHGESWPCLQQTPEATSCIIPDIQMFSMVPYVLNITAVHPRGVSSSFMPFVPEHVIKPDPPEGVRLSPLPGQRLWVQWEPPRSWPFPEIFSLKYRIRYKRHGAARFRQVGPIEGTSFTLKAVRPQAKYCIQVAALDLTDYGESSAWSLPAIASMTLGK; encoded by the exons ATGGCCCCAAGACTTGTCCTGGTCCTCACCCTCACCTCCTGGGTGGGTTGCTCACTTTGCTGCGGGAGAGAAG CAGCTCCCACCCAGCCCAGGGTGCGGTGCCAGGCCTCTAGGTACCCGATCGCAGTGGATTGCTCCTGGACCCTGCCGCCCGCTCCAAACTCCTCCAGGCCCACGTCCTTCATTGCCACGTACAG GCTTGGCGTGGCAGCCCATGGGGAGagctggccctgcctccagcagACACCAGAGGCCACCAGCTGTATCATCCCTGACATCCAGATGTTCTCCATGGTGCCCTATGTGCTCAACATCACGGCTGTCCACCCCCGGGGCGTCAGCAGCAGCTTCATGCCGTTTGTCCCAGAGCACGTCA TCAAACCGGACCCTCCAGAAGGTGTGCGCCTGAGCCCCCTCCCTGGGCAGCGGCTCTGGGTGCAATGGGAACCCCCCCGGTCCTGGCCCTTCCCAGAGATCTTCTCACTCAAGTACCGGATCCGCTACAAGCGTCACGGAGCTGCCCGCTTCCGCCAG GTGGGACCAATTGAAGGCACATCCTTCACCCTCAAGGCTGTGAGGCCCCAAGCCAAGTACTGCATCCAGGTGGCTGCTCTGGACCTCACTGACTATGGGGAATCAAGCGCCTGGAGTCTCCCAGCCATTGCCTCCATGACCCTGGGCAAGTAG
- the EBI3 gene encoding interleukin-27 subunit beta isoform X3, which yields MAPRLVLVLTLTSWVGCSLCCGREAPTQPRVRCQASRYPIAVDCSWTLPPAPNSSRPTSFIATYRLGVAAHGESWPCLQQTPEATSCIIPDIQMFSMVPYVLNITAVHPRGVSSSFMPFVPEHVIKPDPPEGVRLSPLPGQRLWVQWEPPRSWPFPEIFSLKYRIRYKRHGAARFRQVGPIEGTSFTLKAVRPQAKYCIQVAALDLTDYGESSAWSLPAIASMTLGK from the exons ATGGCCCCAAGACTTGTCCTGGTCCTCACCCTCACCTCCTGGGTGGGTTGCTCACTTTGCTGCGGGAGAGAAG CTCCCACCCAGCCCAGGGTGCGGTGCCAGGCCTCTAGGTACCCGATCGCAGTGGATTGCTCCTGGACCCTGCCGCCCGCTCCAAACTCCTCCAGGCCCACGTCCTTCATTGCCACGTACAG GCTTGGCGTGGCAGCCCATGGGGAGagctggccctgcctccagcagACACCAGAGGCCACCAGCTGTATCATCCCTGACATCCAGATGTTCTCCATGGTGCCCTATGTGCTCAACATCACGGCTGTCCACCCCCGGGGCGTCAGCAGCAGCTTCATGCCGTTTGTCCCAGAGCACGTCA TCAAACCGGACCCTCCAGAAGGTGTGCGCCTGAGCCCCCTCCCTGGGCAGCGGCTCTGGGTGCAATGGGAACCCCCCCGGTCCTGGCCCTTCCCAGAGATCTTCTCACTCAAGTACCGGATCCGCTACAAGCGTCACGGAGCTGCCCGCTTCCGCCAG GTGGGACCAATTGAAGGCACATCCTTCACCCTCAAGGCTGTGAGGCCCCAAGCCAAGTACTGCATCCAGGTGGCTGCTCTGGACCTCACTGACTATGGGGAATCAAGCGCCTGGAGTCTCCCAGCCATTGCCTCCATGACCCTGGGCAAGTAG
- the EBI3 gene encoding interleukin-27 subunit beta isoform X1 — MYSFIPQTFIRLLMCAQHWLAVRWGPSHGRALTVPGESEAHSLPLSLGPPAAPTQPRVRCQASRYPIAVDCSWTLPPAPNSSRPTSFIATYRLGVAAHGESWPCLQQTPEATSCIIPDIQMFSMVPYVLNITAVHPRGVSSSFMPFVPEHVIKPDPPEGVRLSPLPGQRLWVQWEPPRSWPFPEIFSLKYRIRYKRHGAARFRQVGPIEGTSFTLKAVRPQAKYCIQVAALDLTDYGESSAWSLPAIASMTLGK; from the exons ATGtactcattcattccacaaacctTTATTAGGCTCCTAATGTGTGCCCAGCACTGGCTGGCAGTGAGGTGGGGGCCAAGCCACGGTAGGGCTTTGACAGTCCCGGGTGAATCAGAagctcactctctccctctctctctgggcCCCCCAGCAGCTCCCACCCAGCCCAGGGTGCGGTGCCAGGCCTCTAGGTACCCGATCGCAGTGGATTGCTCCTGGACCCTGCCGCCCGCTCCAAACTCCTCCAGGCCCACGTCCTTCATTGCCACGTACAG GCTTGGCGTGGCAGCCCATGGGGAGagctggccctgcctccagcagACACCAGAGGCCACCAGCTGTATCATCCCTGACATCCAGATGTTCTCCATGGTGCCCTATGTGCTCAACATCACGGCTGTCCACCCCCGGGGCGTCAGCAGCAGCTTCATGCCGTTTGTCCCAGAGCACGTCA TCAAACCGGACCCTCCAGAAGGTGTGCGCCTGAGCCCCCTCCCTGGGCAGCGGCTCTGGGTGCAATGGGAACCCCCCCGGTCCTGGCCCTTCCCAGAGATCTTCTCACTCAAGTACCGGATCCGCTACAAGCGTCACGGAGCTGCCCGCTTCCGCCAG GTGGGACCAATTGAAGGCACATCCTTCACCCTCAAGGCTGTGAGGCCCCAAGCCAAGTACTGCATCCAGGTGGCTGCTCTGGACCTCACTGACTATGGGGAATCAAGCGCCTGGAGTCTCCCAGCCATTGCCTCCATGACCCTGGGCAAGTAG